A stretch of the Paenibacillus dendritiformis genome encodes the following:
- a CDS encoding ABC transporter ATP-binding protein: protein MSKGYRRRLPPSYATHNFVLAHLPNYVYTHFISYLFFTMMANIDERREMMHSFSNIWNSSRFAILYIWRLHRPYFYVSVALYLALGFLPLLSVWTMQELVNEVVFIAQPGHGFARALSMLSFQMVIILSAYILQFFSQLNDQKLENQLGLVLKKQIFGKIMNLPYPAFEDPSFYDQNQRIINSHFQIVSLVKTILSLGSTIITVLSLVGYITNIHWGLLVIIFVFSIPILMIHIRFGNKRYALTRFLTPYQRREMYISDLLSQRDSLKEIRLFGLGPHLIDKWSSFYKRSAQEKYNLSKNQGIWELAGSMLLTLTYIVSGILIILLISAKRLEIGAFVAALQSIQNIQSSLTEISASLSNIYEISLYIEDFNSFQQKKELSSSPSRIKCGAIHRISVQNLTFTYPNQTKPALKNIHLSIEKGQKIVIIGENGSGKTSLIKCILGLYETGEHTICVNQIPLRHYDISSYHQRISALFQDFIEFEFSARENIGFGNLNNPSKPEVIAAAKKTKIHEHISNLPEQYESLLGRHFEGSSELSGGQWQKLALSRALFKNGDMIILDEPTSSMDPESELDVIHELFQGNNDKAVLIITHRLGVAVQADYILVMKEGQIVEEGTHKELLRRQGEYHRIYRAQTKIYNQESGVFV, encoded by the coding sequence TTGAGCAAAGGGTACAGGCGGCGGCTCCCCCCTTCCTACGCCACTCATAATTTCGTCCTTGCGCATCTACCAAATTATGTATATACTCATTTCATATCATACTTATTTTTTACTATGATGGCAAATATTGATGAAAGGCGAGAAATGATGCATTCTTTTTCTAATATTTGGAACAGTTCCCGGTTTGCTATTCTTTATATCTGGAGATTGCACAGACCCTATTTTTACGTCTCCGTTGCGCTTTATCTCGCGCTAGGTTTCTTGCCTTTGCTGAGCGTGTGGACGATGCAAGAACTCGTGAACGAGGTTGTTTTCATCGCTCAACCCGGGCATGGATTCGCGAGAGCGTTGTCGATGTTAAGCTTCCAAATGGTCATCATCCTTTCTGCCTATATTCTGCAATTTTTCTCACAATTAAATGATCAAAAACTTGAAAATCAGCTCGGACTGGTGCTTAAAAAACAGATCTTCGGCAAAATTATGAATCTGCCCTACCCGGCCTTTGAGGATCCGTCTTTTTATGATCAGAACCAGCGAATTATCAATAGCCACTTCCAGATCGTTTCCCTGGTCAAGACCATCCTGTCTTTGGGAAGCACCATCATCACGGTTTTGTCTTTAGTCGGCTACATTACCAATATTCATTGGGGATTGCTGGTCATTATCTTTGTATTTTCGATTCCGATCCTGATGATTCATATCCGCTTCGGCAATAAAAGATATGCGCTCACTCGATTTTTGACTCCCTATCAGAGAAGAGAAATGTATATATCCGATCTCCTGAGCCAACGAGACTCTTTGAAGGAAATCCGCCTCTTTGGACTGGGCCCGCACCTGATCGACAAATGGTCTTCGTTCTATAAGCGGAGCGCGCAAGAAAAATACAATTTGTCCAAAAATCAAGGCATATGGGAGCTTGCCGGCAGTATGCTGCTCACATTAACCTATATCGTCTCCGGGATTCTCATTATCCTGCTGATCTCGGCCAAGAGGTTAGAAATCGGGGCGTTTGTGGCGGCCTTGCAGTCGATTCAAAATATTCAGTCGAGTTTGACCGAGATTTCCGCATCGCTGTCCAATATTTATGAGATCAGTTTATATATTGAAGATTTCAACTCTTTTCAACAAAAAAAGGAGTTGTCAAGTTCACCTTCTCGCATCAAATGCGGCGCTATCCATCGAATCAGCGTGCAAAATCTCACGTTTACTTATCCGAATCAAACCAAACCGGCTCTCAAAAATATTCATCTGTCTATTGAAAAAGGACAAAAGATCGTCATCATCGGAGAAAACGGCTCCGGCAAGACCTCGCTGATCAAATGCATACTGGGACTCTATGAAACGGGTGAACATACGATATGCGTCAACCAAATTCCTTTGCGCCATTATGATATTTCCTCCTACCATCAACGGATTTCCGCTTTATTTCAGGATTTCATCGAATTTGAATTCAGCGCCCGGGAAAATATCGGATTCGGCAATCTGAACAACCCGAGCAAGCCTGAAGTAATCGCTGCCGCAAAAAAAACGAAAATTCATGAACATATCTCAAATCTGCCTGAACAATATGAATCCCTGCTCGGACGTCATTTTGAAGGAAGCAGCGAATTATCCGGCGGTCAATGGCAAAAGCTGGCCTTGTCCAGAGCTCTCTTCAAGAACGGGGATATGATTATTCTGGATGAACCCACTTCATCCATGGACCCGGAATCGGAGCTTGATGTTATCCATGAATTATTTCAAGGGAACAATGACAAAGCGGTGCTGATTATTACGCATCGTCTTGGCGTCGCCGTGCAGGCGGACTATATTTTGGTGATGAAGGAAGGTCAAATCGTCGAGGAAGGCACACATAAGGAGCTTTTGCGCCGACAAGGAGAATACCATCGCATCTATCGCGCTCAGACCAAGATTTATAACCAAGAAAGCGGGGTTTTCGTCTAA
- a CDS encoding ABC1 kinase family protein, producing the protein MDSRIWRRTAVRIRHAGRCRDIAMALMRHGFGYIVEEIGLRRVLSLPRRWITQETLQTKTLGERLRLVLEELGPAFIKLGQLLSTRADLLPGSIIHELEKLQDQVPPFTGAEAGRIIEDELGRPLGQLFLRFEDIPLAAASIGQVHKAWLPNGDAVAVKVQRPGITSIIERDLEILRGLTEAATRRWSWVSEYQIPEMVQEFAKSMIAELDYQHEGRNTDKMAHLLRRDPGIQIPRIDWDRSSAKVLTMEYVDGTMLNHYTERLPDGPERKRIAERLVHAMLHLIFIDGFFHADPHPGNIMVLAQSRIGLIDFGMVGQLNGEMKEYLAELIIALMQHRTSGMLRAIARLCLISDRTDMDALRRDLDRLRDRYYDVPFSEVSLGESLHDLFAVAEKHRIVFPPDLILLAKALLTLEGVVERLDPTLSILDMAEPFGVKLLKEKYSFRRIQKKVVGGALDLAQAVSDLPMQASRLSSLLSRGKIKAEMELRDLEHVLHKLDQISNRLSFSIVLLAFSIIMVGLIVGSSLSRKPTLLWDIPAIEIGFLIAALMFIWLLLSIFRSGRF; encoded by the coding sequence ATGGACAGCCGAATATGGAGACGGACGGCCGTGCGGATTAGGCATGCCGGCCGCTGCCGCGATATCGCCATGGCGCTGATGCGCCATGGCTTCGGCTATATTGTGGAGGAAATCGGATTGCGCCGGGTGTTATCCCTGCCCCGCCGCTGGATTACGCAGGAGACGCTGCAGACGAAGACGCTGGGCGAACGCCTTCGCCTCGTGCTGGAGGAGCTTGGCCCGGCATTCATCAAGCTGGGCCAACTGCTCAGCACCCGGGCCGATCTGCTGCCGGGCAGCATTATTCATGAGCTGGAGAAGCTGCAGGACCAAGTGCCGCCCTTCACGGGCGCCGAAGCCGGGCGCATCATCGAGGACGAGCTGGGCCGGCCGCTTGGGCAGCTTTTTCTGCGCTTCGAGGATATCCCGCTCGCCGCCGCCTCCATCGGCCAGGTGCACAAGGCCTGGCTGCCGAACGGCGATGCGGTGGCCGTCAAGGTGCAGCGGCCCGGCATTACCTCCATTATCGAGCGGGATTTGGAAATCCTCCGGGGGCTGACCGAAGCGGCTACGCGCCGTTGGTCCTGGGTGTCCGAGTATCAGATTCCGGAGATGGTTCAGGAATTCGCCAAATCGATGATCGCCGAGCTCGACTATCAGCATGAAGGGCGCAACACCGACAAGATGGCGCATCTGCTGCGCAGAGACCCGGGCATCCAGATTCCGCGCATCGATTGGGATCGCTCTTCGGCCAAGGTGCTGACCATGGAATATGTGGACGGCACGATGCTGAACCATTATACGGAACGGCTTCCAGACGGGCCGGAGCGCAAACGGATCGCCGAACGCCTCGTGCACGCGATGCTGCATCTGATCTTCATCGACGGCTTCTTCCACGCCGATCCCCATCCCGGCAACATTATGGTGCTCGCCCAGAGCCGAATCGGCCTCATCGACTTCGGCATGGTGGGCCAACTGAACGGGGAAATGAAGGAGTATTTAGCGGAGCTGATTATCGCGCTGATGCAGCATCGAACCTCGGGCATGCTCCGTGCGATTGCGCGGCTCTGCCTCATCTCCGACAGGACGGACATGGATGCGCTTCGCCGCGACCTGGACCGGCTGCGGGACCGGTACTACGATGTGCCGTTCTCCGAGGTGAGCCTCGGCGAGTCTCTCCATGACTTGTTCGCCGTCGCCGAGAAGCACCGGATCGTGTTCCCTCCCGATCTGATTCTGTTGGCGAAGGCGCTGCTCACCTTGGAAGGCGTCGTGGAGAGGCTTGATCCGACCCTCTCCATCCTCGATATGGCCGAGCCGTTCGGCGTGAAGCTGCTGAAGGAAAAATACAGCTTCCGCCGCATTCAGAAGAAGGTGGTCGGCGGCGCGCTCGATCTGGCGCAAGCGGTGTCCGATCTGCCGATGCAGGCGAGCCGGCTGTCCTCCCTCCTCAGCCGGGGCAAGATCAAGGCCGAAATGGAGCTGCGCGATCTGGAGCATGTGCTGCACAAGCTCGATCAGATCAGCAATCGGCTCTCCTTCAGCATTGTGCTGCTTGCCTTCAGCATCATTATGGTCGGGCTGATCGTCGGCTCCTCGCTCAGCAGGAAGCCGACGCTGCTCTGGGATATTCCCGCGATCGAGATCGGCTTCCTTATCGCGGCCTTGATGTTCATCTGGCTGCTTCTGTCGATTTTCCGCTCCGGCAGATTCTAG
- a CDS encoding TlpA family protein disulfide reductase, whose translation MALVLMFRHVLAFLFFSTFLHKARNYREHIRIMNNTTCQTCKSILPDLKRAVDTWDMHIVVINTDKQSDDEEIQAMLPSGIDYIRSLDIMEAYGVSKVPYAFVVNQNGTLEFHQSLLNSNMLWNMLANESARSHDRVPNSLSI comes from the coding sequence ATGGCTCTCGTTTTGATGTTCCGGCATGTACTTGCCTTTTTGTTTTTCTCCACCTTTTTGCATAAAGCGCGGAACTATCGTGAACATATTCGCATCATGAACAATACGACATGCCAGACCTGCAAAAGCATACTGCCTGACTTAAAAAGAGCGGTTGACACTTGGGATATGCACATCGTCGTTATCAATACGGATAAGCAATCCGATGACGAAGAGATTCAAGCGATGCTGCCTTCCGGGATCGATTATATTCGCTCCCTGGACATCATGGAAGCCTATGGCGTCTCAAAAGTTCCCTATGCTTTTGTCGTGAATCAAAACGGAACACTTGAGTTCCATCAATCGTTACTGAATTCGAACATGCTGTGGAATATGCTGGCGAATGAATCGGCACGATCCCATGACCGGGTCCCCAATTCCTTATCGATATGA
- the pepV gene encoding dipeptidase PepV, giving the protein MNWLAEVEKRKEELLQDLQGLLRIESTKDNATAGPGQPMGRNIAQALDYMLGLSEREQFRTGNLDGYVGYAEYGNEGAPEYVGVLCHLDVVPATGQWTTPPFEPDIRDGKLFARGAIDDKGPTMAAFYGLKLVKDLGLPLKRRVRVIFGTDEESGMECMKTYTEREPMPVSGFAPDADFPITHAEKGQINTKFYLRGFGGSSSGDSGAPQYELVRFDGGGIANMVPESAAAVVAGEPEALVSLAKRYEAYCADAGLAGAAEVSEGQATLRMRGKSAHGMEPHVGVNAALKLIRFLAGYAFQPDAARYIGFIDKHLVDDHLGTALGIACVDDITGPLTVNAGIFQYDGESAPFFHLNIRFPVSYSSADVLKPLQEKIAEYGIEMDREIDLKEPHHVDRNHPMIRTLQQIYQEETQLEPALLTTGGGTYAAFLDNGVAFGALFPGREETAHQVDEHIIIDDLLKATAIYARAIYELANLED; this is encoded by the coding sequence ATGAACTGGTTGGCTGAAGTCGAGAAGAGAAAAGAAGAGCTGCTGCAAGACCTGCAAGGCCTGCTCCGGATCGAGAGCACGAAGGATAACGCTACGGCCGGGCCGGGACAGCCGATGGGACGAAATATCGCCCAGGCGCTGGATTATATGCTCGGGCTGTCGGAGCGGGAGCAATTCCGCACCGGCAACCTCGACGGCTACGTCGGCTATGCCGAGTATGGAAATGAAGGGGCGCCGGAATATGTCGGCGTGCTCTGCCATCTGGACGTCGTCCCGGCGACCGGGCAGTGGACCACCCCGCCGTTCGAGCCGGATATCCGCGACGGGAAGCTGTTCGCCCGGGGCGCGATCGATGACAAGGGCCCGACGATGGCCGCCTTCTACGGTCTCAAGCTCGTCAAGGACCTGGGCCTCCCGCTTAAGCGCCGGGTGCGCGTCATCTTCGGGACGGACGAAGAGAGCGGAATGGAATGCATGAAGACTTATACCGAGCGGGAACCAATGCCGGTGTCCGGATTCGCGCCGGATGCGGATTTCCCGATTACTCATGCGGAGAAGGGACAGATCAATACGAAGTTCTACCTCCGCGGCTTCGGCGGTTCTTCCTCCGGCGATTCTGGAGCGCCGCAATACGAGCTCGTCCGCTTCGATGGCGGAGGCATCGCCAATATGGTGCCGGAATCGGCCGCCGCCGTCGTCGCAGGCGAACCGGAAGCGCTCGTCTCCCTCGCCAAGCGGTATGAGGCGTACTGCGCCGATGCGGGACTGGCCGGCGCCGCGGAAGTGAGCGAAGGTCAAGCAACCCTGCGCATGCGGGGCAAATCGGCGCACGGGATGGAGCCGCATGTCGGCGTCAACGCCGCCTTGAAGCTCATCCGCTTCCTTGCGGGTTACGCCTTCCAGCCGGATGCCGCGCGGTATATCGGGTTCATTGACAAGCATCTGGTCGATGACCATCTGGGCACCGCCCTCGGCATTGCCTGTGTCGATGACATTACCGGACCGCTTACGGTCAATGCCGGTATTTTCCAATACGATGGCGAGTCGGCTCCGTTCTTCCATCTCAATATCCGCTTTCCGGTCTCCTATAGCTCTGCCGATGTGTTGAAGCCGCTGCAGGAGAAGATTGCGGAGTACGGCATCGAGATGGATCGCGAGATTGATCTGAAGGAGCCGCATCATGTCGATCGGAACCATCCGATGATTCGGACGCTCCAGCAAATCTACCAGGAAGAGACGCAGTTGGAGCCTGCGCTGCTCACGACCGGCGGCGGCACCTATGCGGCCTTCCTCGATAACGGCGTCGCCTTCGGCGCCCTCTTCCCGGGACGCGAAGAGACCGCGCATCAGGTCGACGAGCACATCATCATCGACGATCTGCTGAAGGCAACCGCCATCTATGCGCGGGCCATCTATGAGCTGGCCAATCTGGAAGACTGA
- a CDS encoding spore germination protein, with protein sequence MNDSGSPKMEHVRKQFQDCMDFQERSFPNCHIHVFYLAGLAGHDELVREVIAPFDRATDQEASDMLSRPQYSIARTSKECVDGILQGKAALFHHTLTYLIDIAHPVGRSVEQSETETVISGPHDGFVENMKENIAVVRQRVRSSHLKAIRLAVGEISKTDIVLMYIEDIVHPEHVEKLKKRIQEMEIDAVFEAHMLVQMIDENPNSIFPQFMTTERTDSAVSKLVAGRIVGFVDGSPTAFISPTSFFEFFSSPDDYYQRWHIGSALRLLRLVGFIITIGFTAFYVSVTTYHYEMIPHTMLLNLTESRSKVPFPPLIEALLMETTIELLREAGVRLPTKIGQTIGIVGGIVIGQAAVQAGFTSNILIIAVATSAIASFAIPSYIMSASIRLIRFAFIILAGIWGNFGIMVGLGLVIIHLAGVTNLGTSYLTPVAPMNRLDWLDTFIRGPLAKLIFRPSIARTVNDVKNKMKR encoded by the coding sequence ATGAACGATTCCGGCAGCCCGAAAATGGAGCATGTGCGCAAGCAATTTCAGGATTGCATGGATTTCCAGGAACGCTCCTTCCCGAATTGTCATATCCATGTCTTCTATTTAGCGGGACTGGCCGGTCACGATGAGCTCGTCCGCGAGGTGATCGCTCCGTTCGACCGCGCTACCGATCAAGAAGCGTCGGATATGCTCTCCCGGCCGCAATATTCGATAGCCCGTACGTCCAAGGAGTGCGTTGATGGCATTTTGCAAGGAAAAGCGGCCTTGTTCCATCATACCCTTACGTATTTGATTGATATCGCCCACCCTGTCGGCCGAAGCGTGGAGCAATCGGAGACCGAGACGGTCATCTCCGGGCCGCATGACGGATTCGTGGAGAATATGAAAGAGAATATCGCTGTCGTGCGCCAGCGGGTGCGCAGCTCTCACCTCAAAGCAATCCGCCTGGCCGTGGGCGAAATCTCGAAAACGGATATCGTTCTTATGTATATCGAAGATATTGTCCATCCCGAGCATGTCGAGAAATTGAAGAAGCGGATACAGGAAATGGAGATTGACGCCGTATTTGAGGCTCATATGCTCGTTCAGATGATCGATGAAAATCCGAACTCCATTTTCCCGCAGTTCATGACGACCGAACGAACCGATTCCGCCGTCTCGAAGCTCGTCGCCGGCCGTATCGTCGGCTTCGTCGACGGAAGTCCCACCGCTTTTATCAGTCCGACATCGTTCTTTGAATTTTTCTCGTCTCCCGATGATTATTATCAGCGCTGGCATATCGGTTCCGCCTTGCGGCTGCTTCGCCTGGTCGGCTTTATTATCACGATCGGCTTTACGGCCTTCTATGTATCGGTCACGACCTATCATTATGAAATGATCCCGCATACGATGCTCCTGAACTTGACCGAATCCAGGAGCAAGGTGCCTTTTCCCCCGTTAATCGAAGCGCTGCTGATGGAGACGACCATCGAGCTGCTCCGGGAAGCAGGCGTCCGGCTTCCGACGAAGATCGGCCAGACCATCGGGATCGTGGGCGGGATCGTCATTGGACAGGCTGCCGTACAGGCCGGGTTCACGAGCAATATTTTGATTATCGCTGTTGCCACCTCAGCTATTGCATCCTTCGCGATTCCAAGCTATATCATGAGCGCTTCCATCCGGCTCATTCGCTTTGCGTTTATCATTTTGGCCGGAATCTGGGGCAACTTCGGCATTATGGTCGGTCTCGGGCTGGTTATCATCCATCTGGCCGGAGTAACGAATCTCGGCACATCGTATCTTACGCCCGTCGCCCCGATGAACCGGCTCGACTGGCTCGATACGTTCATCCGCGGCCCATTGGCGAAGCTTATCTTCAGGCCCTCTATCGCCCGTACGGTTAACGATGTGAAGAACAAGATGAAGCGGTGA
- a CDS encoding GerAB/ArcD/ProY family transporter, whose product MREKLNWFHIAILIYAIELDVLLFVLPRISAENLGTNGWIGLLLLSGAALVNIFMISLVFRLGKGASVFDIMEASFPRSLLYPFYLVLAGFWLFIGSLVGKNYILIYQMISFPTTDPMMLFLLFCFMLYFLLTKGIYGISKATTMIFFLTAWMPLLNFYFFDEWKAVRMTPYIFQGAVASEGALHNWAELFTVFVGYELCLLLFPFVEKDGKWLRGVYLGHLFATAVYLLVLVTAYGFFSLKQLQLLKYPIINLLAYIELPFITRIENITFTIFLFTNLASAVIFCFASVQALRRVIPHARPKLLEFIVVCLAYGTAFLPNILRKSELWLRNAYFIEIGLSFAAPVFLLLLLWRQRHRKRRLHS is encoded by the coding sequence ATGCGGGAAAAACTGAATTGGTTCCACATTGCCATCTTAATTTACGCCATCGAGTTGGATGTCCTGCTGTTCGTCCTGCCGCGCATCTCGGCGGAAAATCTCGGCACGAACGGCTGGATCGGGCTGCTCCTCTTGTCTGGAGCGGCCCTGGTCAACATTTTCATGATCTCGCTCGTCTTCCGTCTCGGGAAAGGGGCGTCGGTCTTCGATATTATGGAAGCATCGTTCCCTCGCTCCCTGCTCTATCCGTTCTATCTCGTTCTGGCCGGCTTCTGGCTGTTCATCGGCAGCCTTGTCGGCAAAAACTATATTTTGATTTACCAGATGATCTCGTTCCCTACGACCGATCCGATGATGCTGTTTCTGTTGTTCTGCTTCATGCTGTACTTTTTGCTCACCAAAGGGATTTACGGCATTAGCAAGGCGACCACCATGATCTTTTTCCTGACGGCGTGGATGCCGCTTCTCAATTTCTATTTCTTCGACGAATGGAAGGCGGTCCGGATGACCCCCTATATTTTTCAGGGTGCGGTGGCTTCCGAGGGGGCGCTCCATAACTGGGCCGAGCTGTTTACGGTCTTTGTCGGCTACGAGCTGTGCCTGCTGCTGTTCCCTTTTGTCGAGAAGGACGGTAAATGGCTGCGGGGCGTCTACCTCGGCCACCTGTTCGCCACCGCCGTCTACTTGCTCGTCTTGGTTACCGCCTACGGATTCTTCAGCTTGAAGCAGCTGCAGCTGCTCAAATATCCGATTATCAATCTGCTGGCTTATATCGAGCTGCCCTTTATTACTCGGATCGAAAATATTACGTTTACCATCTTCTTGTTCACGAACCTGGCTTCTGCCGTCATATTTTGTTTTGCGTCTGTGCAAGCGCTGCGCCGGGTCATTCCTCATGCCCGTCCCAAGCTGCTGGAGTTCATTGTCGTATGTCTCGCTTACGGCACCGCCTTTCTCCCGAATATCCTGCGCAAGTCGGAGCTGTGGCTGCGGAATGCTTATTTTATTGAAATCGGCCTCTCCTTCGCAGCGCCTGTCTTTTTGCTTCTGCTGCTGTGGAGGCAGCGGCACCGGAAAAGGAGGCTGCATTCATGA
- the gpmA gene encoding 2,3-diphosphoglycerate-dependent phosphoglycerate mutase: protein MNKLVLLRHGQSVWNLENRFTGWTDVDLSEQGLKEARLAGEILKKHGYTFDEGHASVLKRAIRTLWIVLHEMDLMWIPVHKTWKLNERHYGALQGLNKAETAERYGEEQVQLWRRSVDVRPPALDLSDPRYEASAPQYKDLREGEFPLTENLDDTEARVLSYWNETLAPAISGGKRIIVSAHGNTIRALVRYLDKLTSDGIVSLNIPTGTPLVYELDDSLAPLRRYYLGPDGEIPMEDFPHLPYGTNR, encoded by the coding sequence ATGAACAAACTCGTATTGCTGCGCCATGGCCAGAGCGTATGGAACTTGGAAAACCGCTTCACGGGGTGGACCGATGTGGACTTATCCGAGCAAGGCCTGAAGGAAGCGCGCCTGGCGGGAGAAATTTTGAAAAAGCATGGCTACACCTTCGACGAAGGGCATGCTTCGGTGCTGAAGCGGGCGATCCGGACGCTCTGGATCGTGCTGCATGAGATGGATCTCATGTGGATTCCGGTCCATAAGACGTGGAAGCTCAATGAACGGCATTACGGCGCGCTGCAGGGCCTGAACAAGGCGGAGACGGCCGAACGGTACGGTGAGGAACAGGTCCAGCTGTGGCGCCGTTCCGTCGATGTGAGGCCGCCTGCGCTGGACCTGAGCGATCCGCGGTATGAAGCGTCCGCGCCTCAATACAAGGATCTCCGTGAAGGAGAATTCCCTCTGACGGAAAATCTGGACGATACGGAAGCCCGGGTGCTCAGCTATTGGAATGAGACGCTCGCTCCCGCCATCTCGGGCGGCAAGCGGATTATCGTGTCTGCTCATGGCAATACGATTCGGGCGTTGGTCCGGTACCTGGACAAACTGACGTCCGACGGCATTGTCAGTCTCAATATCCCGACCGGGACGCCGCTTGTCTATGAACTGGATGACTCTCTCGCGCCGCTCCGGCGTTACTATCTGGGGCCCGACGGCGAGATTCCGATGGAGGACTTCCCCCATCTGCCGTACGGAACGAACCGTTGA
- a CDS encoding phasin family protein yields the protein MSDLLKKAVSLGWGLAVVSKEKIEAAVDELVQKGQLAPEQSKALVNQLVERGEEEQASFSASLQDMVKRKLQDFDVAAGSDLSALKQRVMMLEQRVAALEGADPEDPREEDGQPNMETDGRAD from the coding sequence GTGAGTGATTTGTTGAAAAAAGCGGTCTCCTTGGGCTGGGGTCTGGCCGTGGTCAGCAAAGAGAAAATCGAAGCCGCCGTCGACGAGCTAGTCCAGAAGGGACAGCTCGCTCCGGAGCAGTCCAAGGCGCTCGTTAACCAACTGGTGGAACGGGGAGAAGAGGAGCAGGCCTCCTTCAGCGCCTCGCTTCAGGATATGGTGAAGCGCAAGCTGCAGGACTTCGATGTGGCCGCCGGTTCCGACCTGAGCGCGCTGAAGCAGCGGGTCATGATGCTGGAGCAGCGGGTGGCCGCGCTCGAAGGGGCTGACCCGGAAGACCCCCGGGAAGAAGATGGACAGCCGAATATGGAGACGGACGGCCGTGCGGATTAG
- a CDS encoding Ger(x)C family spore germination protein yields the protein MRRLAVLICLLSMSLTACRDQNILEQIGFIRSIAFDSAGQSPEGEQLLEVTISIPNSNQQEKLTLSTVARTAKEARMRFNRQNNRKLVNGQMRNILFGLEVTRKGTWRHLDTLLRDPSVGSKIHVIIVDGKAKDLIAASYPHYPLTGEYIDKLLHSVIESSMIPEVSMYSFIRDLFDDGIDPVAPVMKAHPETLEVAGIALFRGEQYVGQIPAPKGLLLSILRSSSPNGEMMFQLEGEGGKKEHVMLGSMSNKRTVSVSHRNGRDIEVRVDLEISGSILEYTGKLSSRHYENQRRLEQMMTEYIKKEAEDMIRSVQEKKVDPFGFGQYVRNRIGYKAWKALDWHDAFPDIKVTVNPKVRIKESGKMEI from the coding sequence ATGAGACGATTGGCTGTGCTCATCTGCTTGCTGTCGATGTCGCTTACCGCCTGCCGGGATCAAAATATTTTGGAGCAGATCGGCTTCATCCGTTCAATCGCATTCGATAGCGCGGGGCAATCACCGGAAGGCGAACAACTGCTCGAGGTGACAATCAGCATTCCGAATTCGAACCAGCAGGAGAAGCTCACGCTATCCACCGTCGCCAGGACGGCGAAGGAAGCCCGCATGCGGTTCAACCGGCAGAACAACCGCAAGCTGGTCAACGGACAGATGCGGAATATTCTGTTCGGGCTGGAGGTCACCCGCAAAGGAACGTGGCGGCATCTGGATACGCTGCTGAGGGATCCGTCGGTCGGCAGTAAAATTCACGTCATCATCGTCGATGGCAAAGCAAAGGACCTTATCGCGGCGAGTTACCCCCATTATCCTTTAACAGGGGAATATATCGACAAGCTGCTGCATTCGGTCATCGAAAGCTCCATGATTCCCGAAGTGAGTATGTACAGCTTCATCCGGGATCTGTTCGATGACGGGATCGATCCGGTTGCGCCGGTAATGAAGGCGCATCCCGAAACGCTCGAAGTGGCGGGCATCGCGTTATTCCGGGGGGAACAGTATGTGGGGCAGATTCCCGCACCGAAGGGTCTCCTTCTGTCCATACTGCGAAGCAGCTCCCCGAACGGAGAGATGATGTTCCAACTGGAAGGGGAAGGAGGCAAAAAAGAGCATGTGATGCTTGGGTCGATGTCCAACAAGCGGACGGTTAGCGTCTCTCACCGGAACGGGCGCGATATCGAAGTCCGCGTCGATCTCGAAATCAGCGGATCCATATTGGAATACACCGGGAAATTGTCGTCCAGGCATTATGAGAACCAGCGGCGATTGGAGCAGATGATGACCGAGTATATCAAAAAAGAAGCCGAGGACATGATACGATCCGTGCAGGAGAAAAAAGTCGATCCGTTCGGATTCGGACAATATGTCCGCAACCGGATCGGATACAAAGCGTGGAAAGCACTCGATTGGCATGACGCCTTCCCGGATATCAAAGTAACCGTGAACCCCAAAGTCCGGATTAAAGAGTCCGGCAAAATGGAAATATAA